A stretch of DNA from Melioribacteraceae bacterium 4301-Me:
CGTTATCAAAATAAATTTTTTTCATTTGAGATTCCTTTCATACACAGACTTAATGCCCCTTAGTACTAAGTCTTTAACAAAATAAACTTCAAAAGAGATTACTTTTTTAAAATAAGCTGAATTTCCTCCTGTTAGAAATATATAAATTTTTTTTACGCCTTTTTCCCTTTTAAGAAAATCATTAATGCGCGCCGCAGCTCCAATTGTAGAATTAACTATACCACTTGCAATTGCCGAAGGAGTAGATTTTCCTATTACACTGTTGTAGCTTTTCAAACTTACATTTGGCAATTGCTCAGTATTTTTATTTAATAAGTTCGACATCATAACAACCCCAGGCAAAATAACTCCACCCGAAAAGATATTTGGCGGCAGTATAACGTTGATTGTAGTAGCTGTTCCCAAATCAATAGTAATAATTGATTCATTTTTTTTTAGAGCATTTGATTGAAATTTTTCGCAATAAATTTCGAATGCACCCTCAGCACCGCAAATTCTATCAGTACCTAACGTTTCAGGTGTTTCGTAATCAAGCTGAAGATTAAACTTAGCATTTGAATTGATAACAAAAGGTGTAATATTAAAATTTTTTTTAAAGAAGTTTTCTAAAAATTTAGTAGCATGTGGTACAACAGAAGAAATTGCAACTGCATCGAATTTGACATCGGTTAAAAATGACATTGTCAAATTTTCTGTACGTTCAGAAAAAAACTTTGTCAATTTATTTTTGTTAAATAAA
This window harbors:
- a CDS encoding type III pantothenate kinase — protein: MKLLACDIGNNFVKIGLFNKNKLTKFFSERTENLTMSFLTDVKFDAVAISSVVPHATKFLENFFKKNFNITPFVINSNAKFNLQLDYETPETLGTDRICGAEGAFEIYCEKFQSNALKKNESIITIDLGTATTINVILPPNIFSGGVILPGVVMMSNLLNKNTEQLPNVSLKSYNSVIGKSTPSAIASGIVNSTIGAAARINDFLKREKGVKKIYIFLTGGNSAYFKKVISFEVYFVKDLVLRGIKSVYERNLK